DNA from Stenotrophomonas acidaminiphila:
ATGGCTCAAGCATTATGGTGAAGGCAGCCGGGCAGTGGCCCTGGGGCTGCTGAATTTCGTTGCCCGTCGTTTCCAGCTCGATGCGCTGCGGCCGCCGCCGCACCGTGGCGGCGCGCAGGCGCGCGCCGTCGAGGCCCGGCGCCTGGTCGAGCTCAAGGCGCAGGGCGTCAATGTCCCCGAGGTCATCGGCCACGGTCGCGCCGCGCTGGTGCTGGAGCATACCGGGGCCTCGTTCAACGCCTGCCTGCGCGAAGCCGACGCCGCCGCGCGCGACCGCCTGGTGGCGGCCGCCGTCGCCGCCATCGCCGAGGCCCACCGCGGCGGCGCCTATTTCGGCCAGCCGCTGCCGCGCAACATGACCTGGGACGGCAACCGCGTGGGCTTTATCGATTTCGAGGAAGATCCGCTGGAGGTCATGGACCTGGAGCAGGCGCAGGCGCGCGACTGGCTGATGTTCGGCTACGGTGTGGCCCGGTACTACGAGGACCGCCCGCAGGCGCTCAAGGCGCTGCTGGCCGGTGCCATGGAAACGGCGGAGCGGCCGGTGGTCGCCCATGCCCACGACGTTACCGGCCGGCTGCGGCGGCTGGCCCGCGTGCTGCGGCGCGCGGGCAGGTCGGGACGGGCGCTGGCGCACGCCATCCTGGTCGTGCATGCGGCCACCACCTTTGGCTGCGTTGCACTGGCGGCGCTGTCGCTGGACTGGCTTGCCGACGGCGAACTGGACCTGCTGGCGCTGTTGACCTGAGCCGGCCGCCAGCGGGCTGCATACGCGCCAGTACAGACGGGCGGGGGCATTCACGCTTATGATGCGCCGCTTCGATTCATGCAGCAGATGACCGCGTGACTGACTCCCGACTCGCTTTCGTATTCCCCGGCCAGGGCTCCCAGTCGCTGGGCATGCTGGCCGAACTGGCCGAACTGCACCCGCAGGTCCGCGATACCTTCGCCGAAGCCTCCGAAGGCGCCGGCGTGGATCTGTGGGCGCTGTCGCAGGGCGGCCCGGAAGAGCAGCTCAACCGCACCGAGTACACCCAGCCGGCGCTGCTGGCCGCGGGCATCGCGGTGTGGCGGCTGTGGGGGGCGAACAACGGCGCCTCGCCGGCCGTGCTGGCCGGGCACAGCCTGGGCGAGTACACCGCGCTGGTCGCGGCCGGCGCGCTGTCGCTGCGCGATGGCGCGCACCTGGTGCGGCTGCGCGGCCAGCTGATGCAGGAGGCCGCGCCAACCGGCGTCGGCGCCATGGCCGCGGTGCTCGGCGCCGAGGACGCGCTGGTGCAGGAAATCTGCGAACAGGCCAGCGGCAGCCAGGTGGTGGTGCCGGCCAATTTCAATTCCCCGGGCCAGATCGTGATCGGCGGCGACGCCGCCGCGGTCGACCGCGCGCTGGCGTTGCTGGCGGAAAAGGGCGTGCGCAAGGCGGTCAAGCTGGCCGTGAGCGTGCCTTCGCACACGCCGCTGATGCGCGAGGCCGCCAACCGCCTGGCCGTGGCCATGGCCGGGCTGGACTGGCGCACGCCGTCGCTGCCGGTGGTGCAGAACGTCGATGCCCAGGCCCATGCGGGCGTGGACGCCATCCGCGACGCGCTGGTGCGCCAGCTCTACCTGCCGGTGCAGTGGACCGGTTGCGTGCAGGCGCTGGCCGCGCGCGGCGTGACCCGCGTGGCCGAATGCGGCCCGGGCAAGGTGCTGACCGGCCTGGTCAAGCGCATCGACAAGAGCATCGATGGCCGTTCGCTCGCCACCCCGGCCGATTTCGCCGGCGCGCTGGAAGAGTGGGCCGCCTGACCCCTACGATACGGCCGGCGTCCGCGCCCGGCCCCGACCTGCAGCCGCAACCTGCGGCGCACCAAGAGGAAACCGCATGAGCAAGCCATTGCAGGGTGAAATCGCGCTCGTCACCGGCGCCAGCCGTGGCATCGGCGCGGCCATCGCCGACGAACTGGCCGCGCAGGGCGCCACCGTCATCGGCACCGCCACCACCGAATCCGGCGCCGCCGCGATCGGCGCGCGCCTGGCCGCGCAGGGCGGCCACGGCCGCGCGCTGAACGTCACCGAGCCCGGCGCGGTCGACGCGCTGATCGATGCGGTCGGCAAGGAATTCGGCGCCATCAGCATCCTGGTCAACAACGCCGGCATCACCCGCGACAACCTGCTGATGCGGATGAAGGACGAGGACTGGCAGGCGATCCTGGACACCAACCTGACCAGCGTGTACCGCACCTCCAAGGCGGTGATGCGCGGCATGATGAAGGCGCGCAAGGGCCGCATCATCAACATCGCCTCGGTGATCGGCGTGACCGGCAATGCCGGCCAGGCCAACTACG
Protein-coding regions in this window:
- a CDS encoding [acyl-carrier-protein] S-malonyltransferase, which produces MTDSRLAFVFPGQGSQSLGMLAELAELHPQVRDTFAEASEGAGVDLWALSQGGPEEQLNRTEYTQPALLAAGIAVWRLWGANNGASPAVLAGHSLGEYTALVAAGALSLRDGAHLVRLRGQLMQEAAPTGVGAMAAVLGAEDALVQEICEQASGSQVVVPANFNSPGQIVIGGDAAAVDRALALLAEKGVRKAVKLAVSVPSHTPLMREAANRLAVAMAGLDWRTPSLPVVQNVDAQAHAGVDAIRDALVRQLYLPVQWTGCVQALAARGVTRVAECGPGKVLTGLVKRIDKSIDGRSLATPADFAGALEEWAA
- a CDS encoding serine/threonine protein phosphatase; amino-acid sequence: MAEPILIEGQRAWLKHYGEGSRAVALGLLNFVARRFQLDALRPPPHRGGAQARAVEARRLVELKAQGVNVPEVIGHGRAALVLEHTGASFNACLREADAAARDRLVAAAVAAIAEAHRGGAYFGQPLPRNMTWDGNRVGFIDFEEDPLEVMDLEQAQARDWLMFGYGVARYYEDRPQALKALLAGAMETAERPVVAHAHDVTGRLRRLARVLRRAGRSGRALAHAILVVHAATTFGCVALAALSLDWLADGELDLLALLT
- the fabG gene encoding 3-oxoacyl-ACP reductase (catalyzes the first of the two reduction steps in the elongation cycle of fatty acid synthesis) — its product is MSKPLQGEIALVTGASRGIGAAIADELAAQGATVIGTATTESGAAAIGARLAAQGGHGRALNVTEPGAVDALIDAVGKEFGAISILVNNAGITRDNLLMRMKDEDWQAILDTNLTSVYRTSKAVMRGMMKARKGRIINIASVIGVTGNAGQANYAAAKAGIIAFSKSLAKEIGSRGVTVNVVAPGFIDTDMTKDLPEDAKTAMLGQIALGRLGEPADIARAVAFLAGPSASYITGETLHVNGGMYMP